The SAR116 cluster alpha proteobacterium HIMB100 genome has a window encoding:
- a CDS encoding uncharacterized protein, possibly involved in aromatic compounds catabolism (PFAM: Thioesterase superfamily~TIGRFAM: uncharacterized domain 1) encodes MNAQQLQDFLTTEFPQVAGDFLVKVNERGELRIKMNITEKNLRPGQTVSGPAMFALADVSLYLAILQQIGPEALSVTTSATINFMRKPDTDALIGLPRIHKLGRRLVVGDVLIYTATDEGCEHPVASASLTYSLPPKQETAL; translated from the coding sequence ATGAATGCACAGCAGCTTCAAGATTTTTTAACCACAGAGTTTCCCCAGGTTGCTGGTGACTTTCTGGTGAAGGTCAATGAAAGAGGCGAGCTGCGCATCAAAATGAACATAACAGAAAAAAATCTGCGCCCGGGGCAGACCGTATCTGGCCCAGCGATGTTTGCTCTGGCTGATGTCAGTCTTTATCTGGCCATATTACAGCAAATCGGACCTGAAGCGCTGAGCGTCACTACAAGCGCAACAATCAATTTCATGCGCAAACCAGATACAGACGCCCTTATCGGTTTGCCGCGCATACATAAATTGGGCAGGCGTCTGGTGGTCGGTGATGTTTTGATTTACACCGCAACTGATGAGGGATGCGAACATCCTGTGGCTTCAGCCAGCCTGACCTATTCCCTCCCCCCGAAACAGGAGACAGCATTATGA
- a CDS encoding putative ring-cleavage extradiol dioxygenase (PFAM: Glyoxalase/Bleomycin resistance protein/Dioxygenase superfamily), translated as MKLTLHHINLSTRQVEEMDKFYRDVIGLATETDGLPVLEKKKGYAGDVAFVTDGQIQMHLAAQDIGAGFRTGHIVNPVVRGHIAYRTDDIAAFMAHLDQLGVPYSDWGDRAVAGWHQIFFYDPDGNVIEVHQVDTAEDQNSDG; from the coding sequence ATGAAATTGACCTTGCACCATATTAACTTGTCCACGCGGCAGGTTGAGGAAATGGATAAGTTCTATCGGGATGTGATCGGGCTGGCGACGGAGACAGACGGCCTTCCTGTATTGGAAAAGAAAAAAGGATATGCAGGAGATGTGGCCTTTGTCACCGATGGCCAGATTCAGATGCATCTGGCGGCTCAGGATATCGGGGCCGGGTTTCGCACAGGCCATATTGTGAACCCTGTTGTCCGTGGCCATATCGCCTATCGTACCGATGACATCGCCGCGTTCATGGCGCATTTGGATCAATTGGGCGTCCCCTATTCTGACTGGGGCGATCGGGCGGTGGCAGGCTGGCATCAGATCTTTTTTTATGACCCTGACGGTAATGTCATAGAAGTCCATCAGGTTGACACAGCAGAGGATCAAAACAGCGATGGCTGA